One Oryza sativa Japonica Group chromosome 8, ASM3414082v1 DNA window includes the following coding sequences:
- the LOC4344865 gene encoding nucleolin 1, with protein sequence MGKASKKSVAVAVAPAAVPAKGKGGKKREAEDEIEKAVSAKKQKAAAAPPAKAVPAPKADAKKAKKQPPPKKAASSSSGSSSEEDSSESEEEVKVQVKKTTKPVKQESSSDESSDESSDDEDAKPADPVANNGLKKGKPASSDSESDSDDEMDEDEKPAAPVKKTSVTAQKKKDDSDSSESESDESDSDEDVPTKSKAPAVAAKNDDSTDGSESESDSEDEDAAPKGAAKKESSSDEEDDSSEESSDDEPKQPQQKKAQEESSEESSEEDSDEEDEKLAKTPKKKTPAATKSQNDEPKTPASNQSQGTESATLFMGNLSFNLNQDQVKEFFQEVGEVISVRLATHEDGSSRGFGHVQFASSEEAKKALELHGCDLDGRPVRLDLAHERGAYTPHSRNDTGSFQKQNRGSSQSIFVKGFDSSLEESKIRESLEGHFADCGEITRVSVPMDRETGASKGIAYIDFKDQASFSKALELSGSDLGGYNLYVDEAKPKGDSRDGGGRRGGRSGDRFGGRSGDRFGGRSGGRFGGRDGGRRGGRGGRDGGRRGGRGGFQSRQSAGTASTGKKTTFGDE encoded by the exons ATGGGGAAGGCGAGCAAGAAgtccgtggccgtggccgtcgCGCCCGCTGCTGTGCCGGCCAAGGGGAAGGGCGGCAAGAAGCGGGAGGCGGAGGACGAGATCGAGAAGGCGGTGAGCGCCAAGAAGCagaaggccgcggcggcgccgccggccaagGCCGTCCCCGCGCCCAAGGCGGACGCCAAGAAGGCCAAGAAGCAGCCGCCGCCCAAGAAGgccgcgagcagcagcagcggcagcagctcTGAGGAGGACTCGTCGGAGTCCGAGGAGGAG GTCAAGGTCCAGGTGAAGAAGACTACTAAGCCTGTCAAGCAGGAGTCTTCTTCTGATGAGAGCAGCGATGAGAGCTCTGATGATGAG GATGCTAAGCCTGCGGATCCGGTTGCTAATAATGGTCTTAAGAAAGGCAAGCCAGCGAGCAGCGATTCTGAGAGTGATTCAGACGATGAAATGGATGAGGACGAG AAACCTGCTGCTCCAGTGAAAAAAACTTCTGTGACtgcacaaaagaaaaaagatgatTCTGACAGCTCTGAGAGTGAGTCAGATGAGAGTGATTCGGACGAG GATGTGCCTACAAAGTCTAAAGCCCCTGCTGTAGCTGCCAAGAATGATGATTCTACTGATGGTTCCGAGTCCGAAAGTGACTCTGAGGATGAG GATGCTGCACCCAAGGGTGCTGCCAAGAAGGAAAGCAGCAGTGATGAAGAGGATGACAGTTCTGAGGAAAGCTCTGATGATGAACCTAAACAACCTCAACAAAAAAAG GCCCAAGAGGAATCCTCTGAAGAGTCTTCTGAAGAAGATAGTGATGAAGAGGATGAAAAATTGGCCAAAACTCCTAAGAAG AAAACGCCTGCTGCCACCAAATCACAAAATGATGAA CCTAAAACTCCTGCGAGTAACCAAAGTCAGGGAACTGAGTCAGCAACCCTTTTTATGGGCAACCTTTCTTTCAATTTAAATCAGGACCAAGT GAAGGAATTTTTCCAGGAAGTTGGTGAGGTTATCAGTGTTCGTTTGGCTACACATGAAGATGGCTCCTCCAGGGGCTTTGGCCATGTTCAATTTGCTTCATCTGAAGAAGCTAAGAAG GCGCTTGAATTGCATGGCTGTGATCTGGATGGTCGTCCAGTGAGACTTGACTTGGCTCATGAAAGAGGTGCATACACCCCTCACAGCAG GAATGATACTGGATCATTCCAGAAACAAAACAGAGGTTCCAGCCAGTCTATATTTGTCAAGGGTTTTGATTCATCTCTTGAGGAGAGCAAG ATCCGAGAATCTCTTGAAGGACATTTTGCTGATTGCGGAGAGATCACACGAGTCTCAGTTCCCATGGATCGTGAAACTGGTGCAAGCAAAGG GATAGCATACATAGATTTTAAGGATCAGGCTTCCTTCTCGAAGGCACTTGAACTAAGTGGGTCTGACCTTGGTGGCTACAACCTGTATGTTGATGAAGCCAAGCCTAAAGGAGATAGCCGAGATGGTGGTGGGAGAAGAGGTGGCCGATCTGGTGACAGATTTGGCGGCCGATCTGGTGACAGGTTTGGCGGCCGATCTGGTGGTAGGTTTGGAGGTAGAGATGGTGGCAGAAGAGGTGGACGTGGTGGCAGAGATGGTGGCAGAAGAGGCGGACGTGGCGGTTTTCAGAGCAGGCAGAGTGCTGGTACAGCTAGTACAG GAAAGAAGACAACTTTTGGAGATGAGTAA
- the LOC9272514 gene encoding solanesyl-diphosphate synthase 1, mitochondrial-like isoform X3, with amino-acid sequence MVVAEVPELTLAAGYFFRAGAEGKRTCPTVLLLMASSISMDMADPIVGSKNEIRERYMRLAEITELIHVTSLIHDDVLDDANTRRGMDSLNCVMGKKLAVLAGDFLLSKAFSTAAVSLDNAEVILLLATAVNNLVTGEFMQMRITPIQRCSMDYYLQKSYYKTAALISNSCKAVAVLAGQTAEVATLAYQYGKHLGIAYQLIDDILDFTGTSASLGKGSLSDIHQGIVTAPILFAMEEYPQLRVIVEQGFDDPSNVDAALAYLARSKGIERTRLLAAEHAKLAADAIDALPESKDGSVLISRQALKDLTEKLIKRTK; translated from the exons ATGGTGGTAGCTGAG GTACCGGAACTGACGTTAGCAGCTGGGTACTTCTTCAGAGCTGGAGCTGAAGGGAAAAGAACTTGCCCCACT GTTCTACTATTGATGGCTTCATCTATAAGCATGGACATGGCTGACCCAATTGTTGGTTCAAAGAATGAGATTCGTGAGAGATATATGCGTCTTGCTGAGATAACTGAACTGATTCAT GTAACAAGCCTTATCCATGATGATGTCTTGGATGATGCTAATACCAGGCGTGGCATGGACTCACTGAACTGTGTTATGGGAAAGAAG CTTGCAGTGCTGGCTGGTGATTTTCTACTCTCCAAGGCATTTTCTACTGCTGCGGTGTCTCTTGACAATGCTGAG GTTATATTGTTGCTAGCAACGGCTGTAAATAACCTTGTAACTGGTGAGTTTATGCAGATGAGAATAACTCCAATACAACGTTGCAG CATGGATTACTATTTGCAGAAGTCATATTACAAGACAGCTGCATTGATTTCAAACAGTTGCAAAGCTGTTGCGGTTCTTGCTGGCCAAACAGCTGAAGTTGCGACGCTTGCTTATCAGTATGGCAAACACTTg GGTATAGCTTATCAGTTGATCGATGACATCCTCGATTTCACAGGGACATCAGCTTCACTAGGCAAAGGCTCCTTGTCTGATATCCATCAA GGAATTGTGACGGCTCCCATATTGTTTGCAATGGAAGAGTACCCGCAATTGCGCGTAATTGTAGAACAGGGTTTTGATGACCCCTCAAATGTAGACGCA GCCCTTGCATACCTTGCCAGAAGTAAGGGAATTGAGAGGACAAGGTTACTTGCTGCTGAACATGCCAAATTGGCAGCAGACGCAATCGATGCTCTTCCTGAGAGCAAGGATGGATCTGTGCTGATCTCAAGACAGGCACTCAAAGATCTTACAGAAAAGCTCATCAAGAGAACaaagtga
- the LOC107276429 gene encoding F-box protein SKIP19, with the protein MEAVPSPLPDTDSDRDWSELPVDALSAIFTKLGTVEILMGASFVCHSWLAASKSPELWRFVDMTRHKVIFSKRTGILCAMAKAAIDRSDGQIESFWAQKFVTGELLDYIVRRASTLKSIRLVACTFIQWQSLAMLAAKCPLLEEIECSYHKMPADFFKCVGRVRPNLKRLRVHMHYFDQDELENELIKHVLEEGGEVFEEPFEQREARRNADAFAIAENMHELRLLQIAGHNLTEIGVRAILDGCPHLECLDLSSCHDIYVDGQLQARFAMIRHVRLPGLMMVTAQISVPSVRGSLWLIFSEVSLALCLRRWRWGMVPMAMTKSLRPLTPVST; encoded by the exons ATGGAGGCGGTGCCAAGCCCCTTACCTGATACTGATAGCGATAGGGATTGGTCTGAGCTCCCAGTGGATGCACTTTCTGCAATCTTCACGAAACTTGGGACTGTTGAGATCCTAATGGGTGCAAGCTTTGTGTGCCACTCTTGGTTGGCAGCTTCAAAGTCACCTGAACTGTGGCGGTTCGTGGACATGACACGCCACAAGGTGATTTTCTCAAAGAGAACTGGCATACTGTGCGCGATGGCAAAAGCAGCGATAGATCGCTCCGATGGACAGATTGAGTCATTCTGGGCCCAGAAGTTTGTCACTGGTGAACTCTTGGATTATATTGTGAGAAG GGCCAGTACATTGAAGAGCATTCGACTCGTTGCATGCACATTTATTCAGTGGCAATCATTGGCTATGCTTGCTGCTAAGTGTCCACTTCTAGAGGAGATAGAGTGCTCATATCATAAAATGCCAGCAGATTTTTTCAAATGTGTTGGCAGAGTTCGCCCAAATCTGAAGCGCCTAAGAGTCCATATGCACTATTTTGATCAGGATGAGCTGGAGAATGAGTTGATTAAGCATGTCCTTGAGGAGGGTGGTGAGGTATTCGAGGAACCTTTCGAGCAGAGGGAGGCAAGGCGGAATGCGGATGCCTTCGCGATAGCAGAAAACATGCATGAGTTACGGCTTCTGCAGATTGCAGGTCATAACCTGACCGAGATAGGGGTGCGCGCCATCCTTGATGGCTGCCCCCACCTCGAGTGCCTCGACCTTTCTAGCTGCCACGACATCTACGTCGATGGTCAGCTCCAAGCTCGCTTCGCGATGATCAGACATGTCAGGTTGCCAGGTCTCATGATGGTGACTGCCCAGATCTCCGTGCCATCGGTGAGAGGGTCACTATGGCTGATCTTTTCAGAGGTCTCGCTCGCTCTCTGCTTGAGAAGATGGAGATGGGGGATGGTACCTATGGCGATGACTAAGTCCCTTCGTCCCCTGACCCCCGTGTCGACTTGA
- the LOC9272514 gene encoding solanesyl-diphosphate synthase 1, mitochondrial-like isoform X1: MLLPRRLPLLAGLLRSASSDASSIPPNRKNVSGREGFLWSSCYFHSTRHQTSREGEQMAKELLDPLALIKDEVSEISNRLRSMVVAEVPELTLAAGYFFRAGAEGKRTCPTVLLLMASSISMDMADPIVGSKNEIRERYMRLAEITELIHVTSLIHDDVLDDANTRRGMDSLNCVMGKKLAVLAGDFLLSKAFSTAAVSLDNAEVILLLATAVNNLVTGEFMQMRITPIQRCSMDYYLQKSYYKTAALISNSCKAVAVLAGQTAEVATLAYQYGKHLGIAYQLIDDILDFTGTSASLGKGSLSDIHQGIVTAPILFAMEEYPQLRVIVEQGFDDPSNVDAALAYLARSKGIERTRLLAAEHAKLAADAIDALPESKDGSVLISRQALKDLTEKLIKRTK; the protein is encoded by the exons ATGCTACTGCCGAGGCGTCTTCCTCTTCTTGCTGGTCTCCTGCGCTCGGCCTCCTCCGACGCCTCCTCCATTCCTCCAAACCGAAAG AATGTCTCAGGTAGAGAAGGGTTTCTATGGAGTTCATGTTATTTTCACAGCACAAGGCATCAGACATCCAGAGAAGGGGAGCAGATGGCTAAG GAGCTGCTAGACCCCCTTGCACTGATTAAAGATGAAGTATCTGAAATCTCAAATAGATTGCGCTCAATGGTGGTAGCTGAG GTACCGGAACTGACGTTAGCAGCTGGGTACTTCTTCAGAGCTGGAGCTGAAGGGAAAAGAACTTGCCCCACT GTTCTACTATTGATGGCTTCATCTATAAGCATGGACATGGCTGACCCAATTGTTGGTTCAAAGAATGAGATTCGTGAGAGATATATGCGTCTTGCTGAGATAACTGAACTGATTCAT GTAACAAGCCTTATCCATGATGATGTCTTGGATGATGCTAATACCAGGCGTGGCATGGACTCACTGAACTGTGTTATGGGAAAGAAG CTTGCAGTGCTGGCTGGTGATTTTCTACTCTCCAAGGCATTTTCTACTGCTGCGGTGTCTCTTGACAATGCTGAG GTTATATTGTTGCTAGCAACGGCTGTAAATAACCTTGTAACTGGTGAGTTTATGCAGATGAGAATAACTCCAATACAACGTTGCAG CATGGATTACTATTTGCAGAAGTCATATTACAAGACAGCTGCATTGATTTCAAACAGTTGCAAAGCTGTTGCGGTTCTTGCTGGCCAAACAGCTGAAGTTGCGACGCTTGCTTATCAGTATGGCAAACACTTg GGTATAGCTTATCAGTTGATCGATGACATCCTCGATTTCACAGGGACATCAGCTTCACTAGGCAAAGGCTCCTTGTCTGATATCCATCAA GGAATTGTGACGGCTCCCATATTGTTTGCAATGGAAGAGTACCCGCAATTGCGCGTAATTGTAGAACAGGGTTTTGATGACCCCTCAAATGTAGACGCA GCCCTTGCATACCTTGCCAGAAGTAAGGGAATTGAGAGGACAAGGTTACTTGCTGCTGAACATGCCAAATTGGCAGCAGACGCAATCGATGCTCTTCCTGAGAGCAAGGATGGATCTGTGCTGATCTCAAGACAGGCACTCAAAGATCTTACAGAAAAGCTCATCAAGAGAACaaagtga
- the LOC4344867 gene encoding F-box protein SKIP19: MEVKPSPLPMLPVRDWSDLPTDALSTIFMKLGSIEVLMGAGLVCHSWLAAAKSPELWRSVDMTRHKVVFSKGIDTMCAMAKVAIDRSQGKMESFLAQKFVTSELLDYIACRASSLKSIRLIACRNFWEPSLAELATQCPLLEEIECSGNKMSSEFLVYVGRARPQLKRLKIHMRWFDEDAMESEMEHEMEHEMMHDDDDDEEEEEEEEEEEDEFLYEDENVDDDEDEGEEDEEIEEDEDENNDDDDEEEEMEEDEDLDEDKNDVVEEEEDEDMDEGEDDENETNEEWEVRKNKDAFAIAENMPELRLLQISGNNLTNKGVHAILDGCPHLECFDLSECYNVRVDDQLRARCAKIKHAWLPRQSPRVHCPDLRVIEEDEGEDYGITMQDLWEAEVETLEAEAKMEEGSYGDYYEDYSALSSPESCVDSKDVYCDDPNVYTMYHDYYSL; the protein is encoded by the exons ATGGAGGTGAAGCCAAGCCCATTGCCCATGTTACCTGTCAGAGATTGGTCCGATCTCCCAACCGATGCGCTTTCTACCATTTTCATGAAGCTTGGGAGCATTGAGGTCCTGATGGGTGCAGGCCTTGTGTGCCATTCATGGTTGGCAGCTGCGAAGTCACCTGAGCTGTGGCGTTCCGTGGACATGACTCGTCATAAGGTGGTTTTCTCAAAGGGCATAGACACCATGTGCGCGATGGCGAAGGTGGCTATAGACCGCTCTCAAGGAAAGATGGAGTCATTCTTGGCTCAGAAGTTTGTTACTAGCGAACTCTTGGATTACATTGCTTGCAG GGCTAGTTCTTTGAAGAGCATTCGGCTCATCGCTTGCAGAAATTTTTGGGAGCCATCATTGGCTGAACTTGCAACCCAATGTCCACTGTTAGAGGAGATCGAGTGCTCAGGAAACAAAATGTCTTCAGAATTTCTCGTATATGTTGGCAGGGCGCGCCCACAGCTGAAACGTCTAAAAATCCATATGCGGTGGTTTGATGAGGATGCAATGGAGAGTGAGATGGAGCATGAAATGGAGcatgagatgatgcatgacgatgatgatgacgaggaggaggaggaggaggaggaagaggaagaggatgagTTCTTATACGAGGACGAGAATGTTGATGACGATGAGGATGAGGgggaagaggacgaggagatcgaagaggatgaggacgagaataatgatgatgatgatgaggaggaggagatggaagaGGATGAGGACTTGGATGAGGACAAGAATGATGTTgtagaggaagaggaggatgaggacaTGGATGAGGGCGAGGATGATGAGAATGAAACTAATGAGGAATGGGAGGTAAGGAAGAACAAGGATGCCTTTGCGATAGCGGAAAACATGCCTGAGCTACGACTTCTTCAGATTTCAGGTAACAACCTGACCAACAAAGGGGTTCATGCCATCCTCGATGGCTGCCCCCACCTCGAGTGTTTCGACCTCTCCGAGTGCTACAATGTCAGAGTCGATGATCAGCTCCGAGCTCGCTGCGCAAAGATCAAACATGCCTGGCTGCCCAGGCAATCGCCTCGCGTTCACTGCCCTGATCTCCGTGTCATCGAGGAGGACGAAGGTGAAGACTATGGCATCACTATGCAAGATCTATGGGAAGCTGAGGTTGAGACTCTGGAGGCCGAGGCCAAGATGGAGGAGGGTAGCTATGGCGACTATTATGAAGACTACTCTGCCCTCTCATCCCCTGAGTCTTGCGTCGACTCAAAGGATGTATATTGTGATGACCCCAATGTTTACACTATGTACCATGACTACTATTCTTTGTGA
- the LOC4344865 gene encoding nucleolin 1 isoform X1 codes for MGKASKKSVAVAVAPAAVPAKGKGGKKREAEDEIEKAVSAKKQKAAAAPPAKAVPAPKADAKKAKKQPPPKKAASSSSGSSSEEDSSESEEEVKVQVKKTTKPVKQESSSDESSDESSDDEDAKPADPVANNGLKKGKPASSDSESDSDDEMDEDEKPAAPVKKTSVTAQKKKDDSDSSESESDESDSDEDVPTKSKAPAVAAKNDDSTDGSESESDSEDEDAAPKGAAKKESSSDEEDDSSEESSDDEPKQPQQKKQAQEESSEESSEEDSDEEDEKLAKTPKKKTPAATKSQNDEPKTPASNQSQGTESATLFMGNLSFNLNQDQVKEFFQEVGEVISVRLATHEDGSSRGFGHVQFASSEEAKKALELHGCDLDGRPVRLDLAHERGAYTPHSRNDTGSFQKQNRGSSQSIFVKGFDSSLEESKIRESLEGHFADCGEITRVSVPMDRETGASKGIAYIDFKDQASFSKALELSGSDLGGYNLYVDEAKPKGDSRDGGGRRGGRSGDRFGGRSGDRFGGRSGGRFGGRDGGRRGGRGGRDGGRRGGRGGFQSRQSAGTASTGKKTTFGDE; via the exons ATGGGGAAGGCGAGCAAGAAgtccgtggccgtggccgtcgCGCCCGCTGCTGTGCCGGCCAAGGGGAAGGGCGGCAAGAAGCGGGAGGCGGAGGACGAGATCGAGAAGGCGGTGAGCGCCAAGAAGCagaaggccgcggcggcgccgccggccaagGCCGTCCCCGCGCCCAAGGCGGACGCCAAGAAGGCCAAGAAGCAGCCGCCGCCCAAGAAGgccgcgagcagcagcagcggcagcagctcTGAGGAGGACTCGTCGGAGTCCGAGGAGGAG GTCAAGGTCCAGGTGAAGAAGACTACTAAGCCTGTCAAGCAGGAGTCTTCTTCTGATGAGAGCAGCGATGAGAGCTCTGATGATGAG GATGCTAAGCCTGCGGATCCGGTTGCTAATAATGGTCTTAAGAAAGGCAAGCCAGCGAGCAGCGATTCTGAGAGTGATTCAGACGATGAAATGGATGAGGACGAG AAACCTGCTGCTCCAGTGAAAAAAACTTCTGTGACtgcacaaaagaaaaaagatgatTCTGACAGCTCTGAGAGTGAGTCAGATGAGAGTGATTCGGACGAG GATGTGCCTACAAAGTCTAAAGCCCCTGCTGTAGCTGCCAAGAATGATGATTCTACTGATGGTTCCGAGTCCGAAAGTGACTCTGAGGATGAG GATGCTGCACCCAAGGGTGCTGCCAAGAAGGAAAGCAGCAGTGATGAAGAGGATGACAGTTCTGAGGAAAGCTCTGATGATGAACCTAAACAACCTCAACAAAAAAAG CAGGCCCAAGAGGAATCCTCTGAAGAGTCTTCTGAAGAAGATAGTGATGAAGAGGATGAAAAATTGGCCAAAACTCCTAAGAAG AAAACGCCTGCTGCCACCAAATCACAAAATGATGAA CCTAAAACTCCTGCGAGTAACCAAAGTCAGGGAACTGAGTCAGCAACCCTTTTTATGGGCAACCTTTCTTTCAATTTAAATCAGGACCAAGT GAAGGAATTTTTCCAGGAAGTTGGTGAGGTTATCAGTGTTCGTTTGGCTACACATGAAGATGGCTCCTCCAGGGGCTTTGGCCATGTTCAATTTGCTTCATCTGAAGAAGCTAAGAAG GCGCTTGAATTGCATGGCTGTGATCTGGATGGTCGTCCAGTGAGACTTGACTTGGCTCATGAAAGAGGTGCATACACCCCTCACAGCAG GAATGATACTGGATCATTCCAGAAACAAAACAGAGGTTCCAGCCAGTCTATATTTGTCAAGGGTTTTGATTCATCTCTTGAGGAGAGCAAG ATCCGAGAATCTCTTGAAGGACATTTTGCTGATTGCGGAGAGATCACACGAGTCTCAGTTCCCATGGATCGTGAAACTGGTGCAAGCAAAGG GATAGCATACATAGATTTTAAGGATCAGGCTTCCTTCTCGAAGGCACTTGAACTAAGTGGGTCTGACCTTGGTGGCTACAACCTGTATGTTGATGAAGCCAAGCCTAAAGGAGATAGCCGAGATGGTGGTGGGAGAAGAGGTGGCCGATCTGGTGACAGATTTGGCGGCCGATCTGGTGACAGGTTTGGCGGCCGATCTGGTGGTAGGTTTGGAGGTAGAGATGGTGGCAGAAGAGGTGGACGTGGTGGCAGAGATGGTGGCAGAAGAGGCGGACGTGGCGGTTTTCAGAGCAGGCAGAGTGCTGGTACAGCTAGTACAG GAAAGAAGACAACTTTTGGAGATGAGTAA
- the LOC9272514 gene encoding solanesyl-diphosphate synthase 1, mitochondrial-like isoform X2, producing MAKELLDPLALIKDEVSEISNRLRSMVVAEVPELTLAAGYFFRAGAEGKRTCPTVLLLMASSISMDMADPIVGSKNEIRERYMRLAEITELIHVTSLIHDDVLDDANTRRGMDSLNCVMGKKLAVLAGDFLLSKAFSTAAVSLDNAEVILLLATAVNNLVTGEFMQMRITPIQRCSMDYYLQKSYYKTAALISNSCKAVAVLAGQTAEVATLAYQYGKHLGIAYQLIDDILDFTGTSASLGKGSLSDIHQGIVTAPILFAMEEYPQLRVIVEQGFDDPSNVDAALAYLARSKGIERTRLLAAEHAKLAADAIDALPESKDGSVLISRQALKDLTEKLIKRTK from the exons ATGGCTAAG GAGCTGCTAGACCCCCTTGCACTGATTAAAGATGAAGTATCTGAAATCTCAAATAGATTGCGCTCAATGGTGGTAGCTGAG GTACCGGAACTGACGTTAGCAGCTGGGTACTTCTTCAGAGCTGGAGCTGAAGGGAAAAGAACTTGCCCCACT GTTCTACTATTGATGGCTTCATCTATAAGCATGGACATGGCTGACCCAATTGTTGGTTCAAAGAATGAGATTCGTGAGAGATATATGCGTCTTGCTGAGATAACTGAACTGATTCAT GTAACAAGCCTTATCCATGATGATGTCTTGGATGATGCTAATACCAGGCGTGGCATGGACTCACTGAACTGTGTTATGGGAAAGAAG CTTGCAGTGCTGGCTGGTGATTTTCTACTCTCCAAGGCATTTTCTACTGCTGCGGTGTCTCTTGACAATGCTGAG GTTATATTGTTGCTAGCAACGGCTGTAAATAACCTTGTAACTGGTGAGTTTATGCAGATGAGAATAACTCCAATACAACGTTGCAG CATGGATTACTATTTGCAGAAGTCATATTACAAGACAGCTGCATTGATTTCAAACAGTTGCAAAGCTGTTGCGGTTCTTGCTGGCCAAACAGCTGAAGTTGCGACGCTTGCTTATCAGTATGGCAAACACTTg GGTATAGCTTATCAGTTGATCGATGACATCCTCGATTTCACAGGGACATCAGCTTCACTAGGCAAAGGCTCCTTGTCTGATATCCATCAA GGAATTGTGACGGCTCCCATATTGTTTGCAATGGAAGAGTACCCGCAATTGCGCGTAATTGTAGAACAGGGTTTTGATGACCCCTCAAATGTAGACGCA GCCCTTGCATACCTTGCCAGAAGTAAGGGAATTGAGAGGACAAGGTTACTTGCTGCTGAACATGCCAAATTGGCAGCAGACGCAATCGATGCTCTTCCTGAGAGCAAGGATGGATCTGTGCTGATCTCAAGACAGGCACTCAAAGATCTTACAGAAAAGCTCATCAAGAGAACaaagtga
- the LOC4344864 gene encoding transcription factor GTE7, with translation MTSAVLAGRNEVHHHHHHHWADARVPLMPKHATNPNPRRHHRPSPSIPPPPPPQRPPAATVAPSVPDPSPSGHVTIRPSELSRREAQVLRARLTGELSRVRALLSDIDGWEARRRRPAEPPRQRGHVSPPPALQAAMRKRCTQILTRLRKQKISVWFNSPVDVERLKLHDYHAIIRNPMDLGTVKENLAFGRYPSHEAFATDVRLTFSNALRYNPADHHVHRYASNLLATFEGLYKEALSWFEQECQRLEPPMPLALPPPPQPPVPMPMQAPPRIGGGGRRPKPKAREPNKREMSDEEKHKLRVEIGNLPEEKMGNVLQIVQKRNTDPALMGEVVELDFDEMDVETLWELDRFVVNCKKALSKSRRTVAMNGDAVDATAIVPTEDDTVQVNVHHQPSVVEIGDSENDTPEKRVSEVDMVDEYVDIGDEMPTANYQSVEIERDAQVASSSSGSDSGSSASSDSDSRSSGDSDSDGDDAQSPD, from the exons atgacgtccgccgtgctcgccggccGGAATGaggtccaccaccaccaccaccaccactgggCCGACGCCCGCGTCCCCCTCATGCCCAAGCACGCCACCAACCCTAACCCTAGGCGGCACCACCGGCCGAGCCCCagcatcccgccgccgccgccgccgcagcggccaccggcggcgactgtGGCCCCGTCCGTGCCGGATCCCTCCCCGTCGGGCCACGTGACGATCCGCCCCTCCGAGCTGTCCCGCAGGGAGGCCCAGGTGCTCCGCGCGCGGCTCACCGGCGAGCTCAGCCGGGTCCGCGCCCTCCTCTCCGACATCGACGggtgggaggcgcggcggcggcggccggcggagccTCCGCGCCAGCGGGGGCACGTGTCGCCGCCCCCGGCCCTCCAGGCGGCGATGCGGAAGCGGTGCACGCAGATCCTGACGCGGCTGCGGAAGCAGAAGATCAGCGTGTGGTTCAACTCGCCGGTGGACGTCGAGCGGCTGAAGCTGCACGACTACCACGCCATCATCAGGAACCCCATGGATCTCGGCACCGTCAAGGAGAACCTCGCCTTCGGGAGGTACCCCTCGCATGAGGCATTCGCCACCGATGTCCGCCTCACCTTCAGCAACGCGCTGCGGTACAATCCGGCCGACCACCATGTCCACCGCTACGCCAGTAACCTCCTCGCCACCTTCGAGGGGTTGTACAAGGAGGCCTTGTCCTGGTTCGAGCAGGAGTGCCAGCGTCTCGAGCCGCCAATGCCGCTcgctttgccgccgccgccgcagcccccgGTGCCTATGCCGATGCAGGCGCCGCCAAGGattgggggtggggggaggaggccgaagcCCAAGGCGAGGGAGCCCAACAAGAGGGAGATGAGCGACGAGGAAAAGCACAAGTTGAGGGTGGAGATCGGGAATTTGCCCGAGGAGAAAATGGGGAATGTGCTACAGATTGTGCAGAAGAGGAATACCGATCCGGCGCTAATGGGAGAGGTCGTTGAGCTTGATTTCGACGAAATGGATGTCGAGACGCTGTGGGAGCTCGATCGATTTGTGGTCAATTGCAAGAAGGCGCTCAGCAAGAGCCGGAGGACTGTCGCGATGAACGGTGATGCTGTTGATGCGACTGCTATTGTTCCAACTGAGGACGATACCGTGCAGGTGAATGTGCATCATCAGCCTTCGGTGGTTGAAATTGGGGACTCG GAGAATGACACGCCGGAGAAGAGGGTTTCAGAGGTTGATATGGTTGATGAGTATGTTGATATTGGCGATGAGATGCCGACGGCAAATTACCAGTCGGTGGAGATTGAGAGGGATGCCCAGGTAGCGAGCAGCTCAAGCGGGTCTGATAGTGGCTCGTCTGCATCCAGTG ATTCTGACTCGAGGAGCTCTGGGGACTCCGATTCAGACGGGGATGATGCCCAGTCTCCCGATTAG